The region cacaccccaccccaccaccccccacccacccaccccaccccccacccaccacccccccccacccccaccaccccacaccccccccccacccccacccacccccaacccacccccccccacacccccacccaccccccccccacccccacccaccacaccccccaccacccccccacaccccaccccacccccacccccccccccccacccccacccacccaccccaccccccaccaccaccacccccacccaccccccccccccacacccaccacccaccccccacccccccaccacccccccacccacccaccccccaccccccacccaccaccccacccaccccccccccaccccccaacccccccccaccacaccacccccacccacaccccccccccaccccaccacccaccaccacaccccccccacccccccacccacaccccacccccctccccacccccccccacccccccactcccaccccccccaccacccccaccaccccacccccacccacccaccccaccaccacccacccccccccccccccaccccccccacccacccacaccacccccccccccaccccccccccccccacccacccccacccccccccccacccccaccccccccaccccccacccccccccccccccccaccccccccccccccccccacccccccaacccccccccccaccaccccccccccccccccccaccaccccccccccccacccccccccccccacccccccacccaccccccccccccccccccccccccaccccccacccccccccccacccccccccccccccccccaccccccacccccccacccacccccccccacaccccccccaccccacccccccccacccccccccaccccccccccccacccccccccccacacccccccccccccccccccccccccccccccacccccccccacccccacccccccccccccccccccccccccacccccccccccccaccccccccccccaccccccccccccccacccacccccaccacccccccccccaccccccccccccccccccaccacccccacccccccacccccacccccccacacccccacccccccccccaacccccccccacccccccccccccccaccccccaccccaacccccccccccccacccccccaccaccccccaccccccccccacccccccaccaccccaccccccaccccccaccccccccccaccaccccacccccccccccccccccacccacccccccccccccccacccccccccccacccccccccccccaccccacccccccccaccccccccccaccccacccccccacccccaccccccccccccccccccccccccccccccccccccccccaccccccccccccacccaccccccccccccccccccccccccccccccccccccaccccccacccacacccccccccccccacccccccccccccccccccccccccccccccccccccccccccacaccccccaccccccccccccccacccccccccccccacccccccccacccaccacacccccccacccccccccccccaccccccccccaccccccccccccccccccccccccccccccccccccccccccccaccccccccccccccccacccccacccccccccccccccccccccccccccccccccccccccaccccccccccccccccccccacacactcacaccacctccctccccacacacactcacacacacctccctcctccacacacacactcaccacacacctccctcctccacacacactcacacacagcctccctcctccacacacactcacacacacctccctcctccacacacactcacacacaccccctcctccacacacactcacacacagcctcctctccacacacacacacccctcctccacacacacacccacaccaccctcctcaccacacacacaccctctcacacacaccctccctcctccacacacacactcacacacacaccctccctcctccacacacacactcacacacaccctccctcctccacacacacactcacacacaccctccctcctccacacacacctcacaccctcctcccacacactcacacacctccctcctccacacacactctcacacacaccctccctcctccacacacacacacacctccctcctccacacacacaccacacacaccccctcctccacacacactcacacacaccctccctcctccacacacacactctcatacacacaccctccctcccacacacactcacacacaccctccctcctcacacacacactcacacacagcctccctcctccacacacacacacctcctcctccacacacacctcTCACACACCCCCCtctccacacacactcacacacacctccctcctccacacacacactcacacacagcctccctcctcccacacacacacacacacctcctccacacacactcacacacaccctccctcctccacacacacactcacacacaccctccctcctccacacacacacttcatacacacaccctccctcctccacacacacactcacacacgcctccctctccacacacacactcacacacaccctccctcctccaccacacactcacacacacctccctcctccacacacacacacacacacctcctccacacacacacacacaccctccctcctccacacacactcacacacaccccctcctccacacacacactcacacacagcctccctcctccacacacacaccacacacaccctcccctcctccaccacacacatcacacacacctccctcctcccccacacacacaccacaccctccctcctccacacacacacacacaccacaccctccctcctccacacacacacacacacaacaccccctcctccacacacactcacacacagcctccctcctccacacacacactcacacacaccctccctcctccaccacacacactcacacacaccctccctcctccacacacacactcacacaacaccctccctcctccacacaccactcacacaccctccctcctccacacacacactcacacacaccctccctctccacacacccacacacaccctccccccctcacacacactcacacacaccccccctcctccacacacacactcacacacaccctccctcctccacacacacacacacacacccctccctcctccacacactCACTACACACACcctcctcctccacacacacactcacacacaccctccctcctccacacacacaactcacacacagcctccctcctccacacacacactcacacacagcctccctcctccacacacacacctcacacacaccctccctcctccacacacacacacacacacacacacacacgcacactctcCTCCCCACAGAGGGTGTGAGGAGAAACCCGAGGACCCCGTGGAAGGCACGCTTGCAGAGTCCAGGCGAACAACCTCAACACAAAACCGGGCACCAGCCTTCAGAAATGCCTTTTACAAATAAACCCTCCTTAAGCATTATTTTCACCTACGAAACTAACTCTTGGAAATACGttcttcttttgaaaaaccaCGAGGAAACACGAGAAAggccgccccagccccagcgcAGCCTCGGCCGTCAGTCTGGGGCGCACGCCTCCGCGACCCCGCGGTGTTTACAAACACGCGGCGCCACCCCGGGCAACCGCTCCGCTGGCGCGCCGCCCGGCCTCACGCCCACGCCTCACGCCCACGCCCGCACACGCTCGAACCGGTCTCACGACCTGCCCCTCGCTTTACGAAGTGTCGTAAATCCCGTTCGCTTCAGCGTCCCCGAGGCGCCACGTACGCCCTCCGGTCCCCAGGCGCAGagggggcggaggcgggggcgggggcctcgGGCGCCGCGGCGGGGCGGAGGCGGCGCACGGCGATGACGCACGCGGTGCGCCCCAAGACGGCGGCAGCCACGACGCAGGGGAGGGGCGAAGGCTGCGGCAGCGTCCGGCGCGCGCACACGTTGCAGCTTCTCGCTTTCGGCGGGTTCGGAGGGGTTCTGGCGGCCGTCGGGCGCGCTGACGGGCAGCCGCGGACCCGGGGCGATGGCGACGCTCTGTCTGACCGTGAATGCAGGAGACCCTCCGCTGGGTAAGGGGCCGAGGCCGCGGACCCGCGTGGGTTGCATCAGCCCGGGAGGGTGCGGGGCGGGGAAGGTCGCCGTGCCCGGCGTGGCGCAGTGGCGGCCGCGGTCTGGGGGAGTAGGCCCGCCCTCGCCCCGAAGCGGCTCCCGGAGGAGCTGTGCGCCCCGCGCCTCCCGCCCCGCGGCGCGCCGCTCCGCTCCTGAAGGCGGCTTCCCCTGGCGCGGAGGGAGGCGTGGTGTGAGCCGGGCCCCGCGGGCCCCCCCGCCTCGGACCTCTTCCCTcagcctgccctcctcccccggGCGTTGGAGATGGCTTGCCCTGCACACCTAAAGCGGCTCGTGGAAACACCGTTCGGAACTTAAAACCCCGTCGTCTTCTCGCCTCCTCTGTGAGCATTACGccctccccccccacctttcCTTAAGCTGCCTCTTCTCAGAAAAGATCTTCCATCCGCTTGACTGACTTTAGGATTCGCGGCGCTCCCGGGGAACAGGGCAGACGACCGTAGGAGCTGAGCTGAGG is a window of Vulpes lagopus strain Blue_001 chromosome 11, ASM1834538v1, whole genome shotgun sequence DNA encoding:
- the LOC121501784 gene encoding basic proline-rich protein-like; its protein translation is PPPPPPPPPTHPPPPPPPHPPHPHHTPPHPPPPHTPTPPPPPPPPHHPPPPTPHPPPPTPPPPHPPPPHPTPPPTPPPPPPPPPHPPPPPPPTNPPPPTPPPPPPPSPPPPTPPLPPPPPPPPPHPHPPTPPPPTPPPPHPPHPPTPPPPPPPPPPPTPTPPPTPTPPTPHPPPPPHPPPPPPPPQPPPPPPPPPPPTTPPPHPPPPTPPPTPPPPPPPHPPPPPPPPPPPPHPPPPHPPPPTPPPPHPPPPPPTPPPHPPPHTPPPPPPPPPPPPPTPTPPPPPPPPPPPPHPPPPPPPPPPTPTTPPPTPPPPPHHPHPPTPTPPHPHPPPQPPPTPPPPHPPPQPPPPHPPTTPHPPPTPPPPHPPPPTPPPPPHPPPPPHPPPPPPTPPPTPPPPPHPPPPPPHPTPPPPPPPPPPPPPPPPPHPPPPPTPPPPPPPPPPPHPPPTPPPPHPPPPPPPPPPPPPPTPPTPPPPTPPPPPPPTHHTPPPPPPHPPPTPPPPPPPPPPPPPPTPPPPPPPPPPPPPPPPPP